A section of the Natronolimnobius sp. AArcel1 genome encodes:
- a CDS encoding glycoside hydrolase family 2 TIM barrel-domain containing protein: MLTDIGPSLEQRRVRRLETAWRFHPGDLENGADPSLDEIGWDHLEIPHDWSIEGPFDQDNPGGEQQGYAPGGIGWYRRELPDEISGEATLRFDGVYRNFDVYIDGEHVGHRPYGYSTVHYDLTEVDVSGGETLAVRVDNDEYPHSRWYTGSGIYRDVYLIETDSLAVTPFGTDVQTTALNSHRADLQVVTTVENTASSSIEYTLETDIIDPNGDVVETVRTGASLAGDETSEVTQRFSIADPNRWTLTDPARYVARSVVYRANDPVDDYVTPFGIRTFEWTTDAGFFLNDESIDLKGVNLHHGAGCLGAAVTKPALERRLETLQELGCNAIRTAHNPPQTELLDLCDEMGFLVIDEVYDKWRHEGVDEWFDEWWRADLKAMIDRDRNHPSVVCWSVGNENYDQGEDEMIEDLAMLTEAASEMDPTRPVTYGNPGWGDGTEGVIENIARVAEHVDILSCNYQEHWYDDYREEGIDIPIVGSECRPFFRGSGDDPLAFVPRNPWYDVEDHDDVCGQFIWPGIDYLGEAREWPSKGWPTGLIDTTGAIKPSGRFHQAAWASEPMIFAAAIDHKRDRPAARPPWSWPPLSAHWNFPDREDSRGFVNVFTFTNAESVELYQNGERLGIQHTADFGARPMEWYVPYKPGTLRAVAKEDGEIVDEHTLKTAGEPARIELEADRESIKPDGRDLVYVRATVTDENGVRIPRATHEIHFDVSGSGDLVGVDNGNFDSGESWVGETRSAYRGTCIAVISACRESGTLEIQATTARLESDSETVTVSELDR; encoded by the coding sequence ATGCTGACAGATATCGGTCCATCACTAGAACAGCGGCGAGTGCGGCGACTCGAGACAGCGTGGCGATTCCACCCCGGCGACCTCGAGAATGGCGCAGATCCAAGCCTCGACGAGATTGGATGGGACCACCTCGAGATACCGCACGACTGGAGTATCGAGGGACCCTTCGACCAGGATAATCCTGGCGGCGAACAACAAGGGTATGCGCCGGGTGGCATCGGCTGGTATCGTCGTGAACTCCCCGACGAAATTAGCGGCGAGGCGACGCTCCGTTTCGACGGTGTCTACCGAAACTTCGACGTCTACATCGATGGTGAACACGTCGGTCACCGACCGTACGGCTACTCAACTGTCCACTACGATCTCACCGAGGTCGATGTCAGCGGCGGCGAAACGCTCGCCGTCCGTGTCGACAACGACGAGTACCCACACAGTCGTTGGTACACCGGCTCAGGTATATATCGCGACGTCTACCTGATTGAAACCGACTCACTTGCCGTTACCCCGTTCGGGACTGACGTGCAGACGACCGCCCTCAACAGCCACCGAGCCGACTTGCAGGTCGTAACGACGGTTGAAAATACGGCCTCAAGTTCCATCGAGTACACGCTCGAGACCGATATTATCGACCCGAACGGTGATGTTGTCGAAACGGTGCGTACTGGCGCATCCCTCGCAGGAGACGAGACCAGTGAGGTTACACAACGATTTTCGATCGCTGACCCTAACCGGTGGACGCTCACGGATCCAGCTCGCTATGTTGCACGTAGTGTTGTCTACCGGGCAAATGACCCCGTCGATGACTACGTGACGCCGTTTGGCATCCGAACATTCGAGTGGACGACCGATGCCGGCTTTTTTCTTAACGACGAGTCTATCGATCTCAAAGGCGTCAATCTCCACCACGGTGCAGGCTGTCTCGGTGCCGCCGTAACAAAACCGGCCCTCGAGCGCCGTCTTGAAACACTCCAAGAACTGGGCTGTAATGCAATTCGGACGGCACACAACCCTCCCCAGACCGAACTCCTCGATCTCTGCGATGAAATGGGCTTTCTGGTTATCGATGAGGTGTACGATAAGTGGCGCCACGAAGGCGTTGACGAGTGGTTTGACGAGTGGTGGCGTGCGGATCTGAAAGCGATGATCGACCGCGATCGCAATCACCCGTCGGTTGTCTGTTGGAGTGTCGGAAACGAAAACTACGATCAAGGTGAAGACGAGATGATCGAGGATCTCGCGATGCTCACCGAGGCCGCAAGTGAGATGGATCCGACCCGGCCGGTAACGTACGGAAACCCGGGTTGGGGAGATGGGACCGAAGGAGTTATCGAGAACATTGCACGCGTCGCCGAACACGTCGACATCCTTTCTTGTAATTATCAGGAACACTGGTACGACGACTATCGCGAGGAAGGCATCGATATTCCGATCGTCGGCTCTGAATGTCGCCCCTTCTTCCGTGGCTCCGGTGACGATCCGCTCGCGTTCGTTCCACGTAACCCGTGGTACGATGTCGAAGATCACGATGACGTCTGCGGGCAGTTCATTTGGCCAGGGATCGATTATCTCGGTGAAGCCCGCGAGTGGCCGAGTAAAGGGTGGCCAACCGGGTTGATCGATACCACCGGGGCGATCAAACCCTCTGGGCGCTTCCATCAGGCCGCATGGGCTTCCGAACCGATGATCTTCGCTGCCGCAATCGATCACAAACGCGACCGGCCCGCAGCACGACCGCCATGGAGTTGGCCACCGCTATCGGCACACTGGAACTTCCCCGACCGCGAGGATTCACGCGGGTTCGTCAACGTATTCACCTTCACGAACGCCGAGTCCGTCGAACTCTATCAGAACGGAGAGCGCCTCGGCATCCAACACACCGCTGACTTCGGTGCGCGGCCGATGGAATGGTACGTACCGTACAAACCGGGAACGCTCCGCGCAGTCGCGAAAGAAGACGGCGAAATCGTCGACGAGCACACGCTCAAGACTGCCGGTGAGCCAGCGCGAATCGAACTCGAGGCAGACCGAGAATCGATCAAACCAGATGGGCGCGATCTTGTGTATGTTCGTGCAACAGTCACTGACGAAAACGGTGTCCGAATTCCACGAGCGACCCACGAGATCCACTTCGATGTCTCCGGTTCAGGCGACCTCGTTGGCGTTGATAACGGCAATTTCGACAGTGGTGAATCCTGGGTCGGTGAAACGCGTTCGGCCTACCGCGGGACCTGTATTGCCGTCATCAGTGCATGTCGTGAGAGCGGGACTCTCGAGATACAGGCAACCACAGCAAGATTGGAGAGCGACAGTGAAACAGTTACAGTCAGTGAATTAGACAGGTAG
- a CDS encoding ABC transporter substrate-binding protein — protein sequence MGLSGAAGATMLAGCFGGGDDDASDLIDGDEYEDILDEVDYNEDYEDEFHQVVPDSANPYNDEFVRNPYHIVGDVDQLFGNEYLSVYNTETDEFVQRLAADWEVDDDLTTTVTISDEYAWSNGTDITANDLVTQLKLDAYMQVGLEDYVDPEDGFYTEGDYTFVIEPNDEFTDLEEGLWMNQWAETILFVSEEQFGQYVERFEDANDDDGVESVQQDLIELELSWNEALYSGPFVYVEANEQYSDQIPNPEHPIAQEWDFYLRTGVYEGEEGLRAGEVDWEHAEPQLEDLPDIYEEPPVSFSGQSFAILFGSQDEYIRDYPEVRQALSYAVDMQNLVDVTSPGTPLDEYGTGIDAGYVENFVDEDVLEAMTNYTPHDTDTATELLEEVGFEQDDGQWFTPDGDEWTINFPVGDWFEDHSQVISNNLSEFGIDMDYYVTEFPTWESEHAQTFEYDMTVHLNYGMAGSYHPYSDLDGAFRHPDRHAIDDLGFFDEEVEVPEVGNSDGEMITMNLDEELDAMRLAQSEEELQDYASELAWAHNYLLPGVSIMPWSEHYWVNAGEWDFDIESDDWLNTNREIHYLLENGLSPR from the coding sequence TTGGGACTATCGGGGGCAGCCGGTGCAACGATGCTTGCAGGCTGTTTCGGTGGTGGGGATGACGATGCGTCCGATCTCATCGACGGCGATGAGTACGAAGATATTCTCGACGAGGTAGATTACAACGAAGACTACGAAGACGAGTTCCATCAAGTGGTTCCGGACTCGGCGAATCCCTACAACGATGAGTTCGTTCGGAACCCCTATCACATCGTTGGTGACGTAGACCAGTTGTTCGGCAATGAGTACCTCTCAGTCTACAATACCGAAACCGACGAGTTCGTTCAGCGACTCGCTGCGGACTGGGAGGTCGACGATGACCTCACGACAACAGTTACGATCAGCGACGAGTACGCTTGGTCAAACGGCACCGACATCACGGCGAACGACCTCGTGACACAACTTAAACTCGACGCCTACATGCAGGTTGGATTAGAGGATTACGTCGACCCTGAAGATGGGTTTTATACAGAGGGCGACTACACGTTCGTCATTGAACCCAACGACGAGTTCACCGACCTCGAGGAAGGCCTCTGGATGAATCAATGGGCAGAAACGATTCTGTTCGTCTCCGAAGAGCAATTCGGCCAGTATGTCGAGCGGTTCGAAGACGCCAATGATGACGATGGGGTAGAGTCGGTCCAACAAGACCTGATCGAACTCGAGTTGAGTTGGAACGAAGCGCTGTACTCGGGGCCGTTCGTCTACGTCGAAGCGAACGAACAATATTCAGACCAGATTCCAAACCCGGAACATCCGATCGCACAGGAGTGGGACTTCTACCTTCGGACGGGTGTTTACGAGGGGGAAGAAGGACTCCGTGCAGGAGAAGTGGACTGGGAACACGCAGAGCCTCAACTCGAGGATCTACCGGATATTTATGAGGAGCCACCGGTGTCGTTCTCCGGGCAGTCGTTTGCGATTCTGTTCGGGTCACAAGACGAGTATATCCGAGACTACCCCGAAGTGCGACAGGCACTCTCGTATGCAGTCGATATGCAGAACCTGGTCGACGTAACCTCACCAGGGACCCCACTGGACGAGTACGGGACAGGCATCGATGCTGGCTACGTCGAGAATTTCGTCGACGAAGACGTCCTCGAGGCGATGACAAACTACACGCCGCACGATACAGACACGGCTACGGAGCTACTCGAAGAAGTTGGGTTTGAACAGGATGATGGCCAGTGGTTCACCCCTGATGGCGATGAGTGGACAATTAATTTCCCCGTCGGAGATTGGTTCGAGGACCACTCACAGGTTATCTCGAACAACCTCTCGGAGTTTGGGATCGATATGGATTATTACGTTACGGAGTTCCCAACCTGGGAGTCAGAACACGCACAAACGTTCGAGTACGATATGACTGTTCATCTTAACTATGGGATGGCAGGAAGCTACCACCCGTACTCAGATTTAGATGGCGCGTTCCGCCACCCTGATCGACACGCAATCGACGATCTCGGATTCTTCGATGAAGAAGTTGAGGTTCCCGAAGTTGGGAATTCAGACGGTGAGATGATCACGATGAATCTCGACGAGGAACTCGATGCGATGCGACTGGCCCAGAGCGAGGAAGAACTCCAGGATTATGCAAGTGAACTCGCCTGGGCGCACAATTACCTGCTGCCTGGCGTCTCAATTATGCCCTGGAGTGAACACTATTGGGTCAATGCAGGCGAGTGGGACTTCGATATCGAATCGGACGACTGGCTAAACACGAACCGCGAAATTCACTACCTGCTCGAGAACGGACTCTCACCGCGATAA